In Anthocerotibacter panamensis C109, the sequence GGAGTCATGAGCACTGGCGCACGGTATTGGAATTCTCTGCGGCTTTGGCACACGGTTTTGGCCCTGGGCGGAATTGGGGTCACAGGCTTTTTGACCTATGAAAAATTTACGGCAGGTACAGGGCTGGTCTGTGGTCCCGGTGGGGGATGCAGCGTGGTCTTGAGCAGTCCCTATGCCAGCGTTGGGCCACTCCCTCTCACGGTGTTTGGGTTGGGACTCTATGGGTCGGTCTTAGTCCTCGCGCTGTGGTCGCCGAACCGTCTTCCCTGGGCGGGGGTGGGTCTATGGGTGCTTGCAAACCTAGGGGCGGGATTTAGTGGCTATCTGATGTCCTTATTGGCCTTCGAGATCCGGGCTTTTTGTCCTTACTGCCTTGCCTCTGCCATGCTCTTGGCGACGCTTTGGCTGACACAGCTCATCACCCAAAAAGAATGCCGTAGCCCCCGCGGGCTAATACTTGGGTTCACGGTTATCAGCTTGGTGGCTTTGGGGGCTTTGGGGCTCCATGAGGTCCAAAAAAATGCTCCGCCTCCGGTCCCGGCGGACTACGGTATTCGCAGTCAATAACTGTAGCTCATCGCGCCTCTGCGTGCATACTAGAACATGTGACAATTTTGAGCTGCTCACATGATGCTAGTCACATGATGCTAGCCTCTAAGGAGCTGTTCGGCGTAGCGCAGCGCTTCATTCACTTGGTCTAGAGGAATGCCCCCCGCTTGCGCCAGATTGGGCCGTCCCCCACCGCGTGCTCCAAAATTCCCGGCCACTTGCCCGATAAATTTTCCGGCGTTCTGGCCTGCTTTGACTAGGGCCGGACTGAAGGCGACCACGAAGGTGACTTTGCCCTCAGCAGCAGAAGCAAGCACCACAGCGCCTTCGCCCAACTTTTGTAGTAGGCGTTCGGCAGCACCCTTGAGCGCATCGGGGTTGGTGTCGGGGATTTGGGCGGTGAGGATCTTTTTATCTCCTACGTCGTGGGCTTGGTCGGCAAGCGCCATGACCCGCGTGAGGGCGAGTTCTGAGCGCAGTTGCTCCACTTCTTTTTGGGTGCGCTTCAATTCGCCTTGGAGGGTAGCGACGCGCCCCGGAACTTCCTCGACGGTGACTTTGAATTCGTTGCTCAATTGTCGGGTGATGCGGTCGCGGGTCTTGAGGTAGTCCAGGACTGCCGCTCCCGCCACCGCCTCGATCCTACGCACGCCGGTTGCTACGCCAGTCTCCGTCATGATTTTAAACAAGCCGATCTCGGCGGTGTTGCGCACATGGGTCCCGCCGCACAGTTCCATGCTCACACCGGGTACATCGATCACGCGCACTTCTGCTCCGTATTTCTCCCCAAACATAGCGACCGCCCCCCGGTGCTTAGCTTCGGCAATGGGCATGACCTCGACCTGTAGGGTATGGGCCTCAGCGACCCAGCGGTTGACCAAGGTCTCGGTCGCTTCTACTTCGGTTTCGGTGAGGGCACGTGGGCAGTTGAAGTCAAAGCGTAAGCGGTCAAAGGCGACGAGCGAACCAGCCTGGGAAATATTGGGGTCTACGACTGCTTTGAGCGCAGCCTGCAACAGGTGGGTCGCGGTGTGATGTGCTTGAGCACGGCGACGCAGATCCTCATCCACCCGCGCCTCCAGCGTGTCTCCGAGGCGCACGGTCCCTTCCTCTACCTGCCCGCGATGGAAGATGAGGTCACCCTGTTTTTGTACATCCAAGATGCGGATTCGGCCTGAGGAACTGCTCAAGTAGCCCCGGTCCCCAATCTGCCCCCCGGACTCGGCATAGAAGGGCGACCTGTCAAGGACAACACGGACTTCAGCCCCGGCAGCAACCTGCGCCACAGGCTGCTCCTCTGCCAGTAAGCTCAAGACCAATCCAGTGCCATAGGTCTGAAGATAGCCTAGAAAGGTAGTCTGCCCTAGTTCCGCCAACTCCGCCAGAACTCCGCCCTGCGTAAGATCAATGGTCTGGTGTGCCGATTGTGAGCGTTCGACCGCCTCTTGCATCGTCTCCCGGTAGCCGGTCCAATCCACGGGAATTCCTTGCTCCTGCGCTACTTCTTCGGTCAATTCAGGCGGGAAGCCGTAGGTGTCATAGAGCTTGAAGAGCGCCTGACCGGAGATCTGCTCGGGGCACTCAGCCAGGATTTGCCCCAGCATCCGCTCGCCCGTCTCCAGCGTCTTGCGGAATTTATTTTCCTCCTGCAAGAGCACTTGCTGGACCCAATGAGCTTTCTCGACTAGGGCCGGATAGGCTTCAGTGTAGAGGTCCACCACCACGTCAGCGAGGATGGGGGTAAAGACTCCGCGGATGTCGAGCAGGCGTCCATAGCGGATAGCGCGGCGGATTAGACGGCGTAGGATGTAGCCCCGGCCCAGGTTTGAGGGAATCAGTCCGTCCCCAATCAGGTGGACTACAGCGCGGATGTGGTCGCCGATGACCTTGAGGTGGCGCTTTTGCTCGGCGCTGGCCTGATAATAATCCAGACTACAGAGTTCGGCGGCTTTTGCCAGAATTGGGAAGACCAAATCGGTCTCATAATTGTTAGGGACGCCCTGAAGCACTTGCGCCAGACGCTCCAAACCCAAACCCGTATCGATATTCTGCTGGGCTAAGGGGGTCAGAACGCCCTGAGCGTCCCGATTGTACTGCATAAAGACGAGGTTGTAGATCTCCAGAAAGCGCGTATCGTCGTCGAGGTCAATCCCGGTCTCGCCCAACTCAGGATGGAAGTCGAAGTAAATCTCCGAACAAGGACCGCACGGACCCGTTGGACCGGAGACCCAGAAGTTAGAGTCCTCGCCCATGCGCTGAATGCGATGCGGGGGGATTCCTACTGCGTTGTGCCACAGAGCAAAAGCCTCGTCATCTTCCTCGTACACGCTCACCCAAAGCTGTTCGCAAGGCAGGTTATAGACTTGAGTCAAGAGTTCCCAAGCCCAGGTGATAGCGTCTTTTTTAAAATAATCGCCAAAAGAAAAATTCCCCAACATCTCAAAAAACGTATGGTGGCGCGCGGTACGGCCCACGTTCTCGATGTCGTTGGTGCGCACGCACTTTTGGGCGGTGGTGACGCGGGGGGCGGGGCGCTCTTGCTGACCCAAAAAAATGGGTTTGAAGGGCAACATCCCGGCGATGGTCAACAACACGGTCGGGTCTTCGGGGATGAGCGAAGCACTCGGCAGCGGCATATGCCCCCGTGCTTGGTAAAAATCCAAGAACGCCCTACGAATTTGTGCTCCAGCAAGGTAAGTCAGCACTTCACAGCCCCACGGCAACGCTTATCTATTCTAAGTGCTGGTCCGTTATCTTCTCAAATCATGGCAATCCGACTGAGCAGGGAACCACTGTTTACTAGAGGCTGGCTGCGCTGGCTCATGACTTGACCGGAGATAGACGCGGTGACTTGCTGTAGGACGAGACCGGTGAGGGGGTCGATGACTTCTCCGAGGGGTTGGTAGCGGCGGACTTGTTCTCCGAGGGCGACTAAAGGGAGCCACAGCCCTGCTCGTTCGGCAAAGACCAAACGCAGGCTACGCACTTGGTGAATGGGCGAACGGGGACGCAGTTCAGGACCGCGCAAGATCCCCAAATGAAGCGCTAGTCGGAGAATACCTTCTTGCAAGATCTCGCATAGCTGGGGGTCCAACTGCTGGGCACGACCTGCTGCTAGCACCAAGCTATCCACCCCGATGTACTGTAGCGTCGTACTCAAGGTTCCCTGACGCACCCCCACCACTTCCATGTCCCGCGACTGTGCCACTTCTCGCAAGGAGCGCACCCAAGCCAAGGGAAGCCCCGCCGCCAGACAGGTCTGCACAAGATGGGGATGGTCGCTAAAAGAACGCACCTGCGGCCATTCAGCCATCGCCCCGCCGCTGTGGATGTCCACACAGAGCTGAGAAGGACGCACCGCCTCAAAAATGAGATGGGCCAACCGCTGCGTCGCTTCGCCAGCCACATATCCGGGAAAGAGACGATTCAAATCAGTGTGGTCCACGGGCCAAGTGCGCTCCCCGACCGTGAGCGCCAATGCATTGGCAGCAGGCAACAAGCGGATGCGACCTTGGAGGTGGTAGGGCGTCTGCTTTTCTTCTACCAGCCGCAAAAATCTGGCAAGACGAGCACAGACCCCAAGTCCGTTATATTCATCCCCATGCACGCCACTCACCACACTGAGCAGGGCAGAGCCCTTCCCAAACTCCAACTGCTGGAGATGTACCTGACCTCCCATTGGAAGGGCAATTTGACCGACGGTATACTGGTCCACGAAAAGAGCTGTATTTGAAGTTAATTCTAGATTTTGTTGATTTTATCTCCAGAAACTGTAGCTATTTCTCCAGTATTTGGGTGGTTAGATCTGTTGCAAGTAGCCCCGCCCGCTGCTGGGGTCCAGGATCATCCGAAAATTGCGCAGGAAGTTATATCCCAATAACCCATCAAAACCCCGCTGACCAATCGCCCCATCCAGGACCATGGCTGCGACATTGTGGGCGCTCAAATCGCCGATGGTCAGGGTATCGATGCGAACGAGCCGCGCAGCTACTGTCTTCCCATCCGCGACCGTGGCACTGGACCGCCCCTGTTCCGGCAAATCGAGGGCACTCACAATCCGGTTAGAGAGGTTGGTGGTAGTCGCTCCGGTGTCCAGAAGCAAATTCACCGGGGTGCCATTGATGGTGACTTGGATTGGGACCTTGAAACGGCGAGGATTATAAGGGAAGTCAGTGTAGGTCCCGGCGGGCTCCCAGCGCTCACTTTGGGGGTCCTGGAGAATAAATTGATTGCTCGGGGCATCCAGAATGATGCGATAGCGCCCCAGTACATCCATGCCCAGCAGATTGACCCCCCCCACCTTTGCTGAGGCATAGGGAAGGGTAAAGCTACCCAGTTGGATATCGTGCAAGCGGGCGACCCGACTGGTCACCGTCCGCCCGTCTGCCAAGCGGGAGCGGGCATATTCAGCTTCGGATTGATCCAGGTTCAACAGGGCAAACGTCTCCTCTGTGACCACACTCCCACTGGCTCCGGTATCCACGATAAACGTAACCGTTTGACCGCTGATCACAGCGGTCGCTTTGGCCTGCAAGCGCCCCGGCTCCAAGGGAATACTCACCTCAGCATGGGCGGCTAACCCACCCCAGACTAGAAGTCCCAAGCTCCCCAGCACCACGCGCCGCTGCATCCGCTCATCCCCTATAGCTATCTCAATTCAGTGTACATTTCAGCGGCGGGTAGCTCAGCGGCGGGTAGCTCAGCGGCGGGTAGCCGGTCGAACTACCAGGGGCACATTGCACAGCTCCACGTACCCCGCCGGGACTTTGTACCAATTGTCTTGCCGATTGCGCCGTGATGCGACCAAGGCCGTAAAAGTCGATGTGTCAGTGCGGAGTACCTCCAAGTTAGTGCGTGCTGACACATCCGCAGCCAAGCGCACGGATTGGATCGGCACACGCTGTTGGGGCTTTTCGTAAAACCCAAGGGCACCCGTGCCGCGCGGCAGGGCAGAGAGTAACTCGATACCCTGTACCACACGCCCGACTAGCGTAATGTTGCGGTCCAGATGGCGCGGTGCATTGCCAATCACAGCATACAGTTCAGTGCCACCCCCGGAGTCTGGATCGTTATCGCGGCCCACCCCTACCATTCCATAGCAATGAGCCAGCCACGCCCGACCTGTCTTGGGGTCACGTGCGGCAGGGAAGCCATCCGAAAAACCCACCTCAGGCGCGTAGCCATCGGCGTCAGGCAGTCGCGTAAAGGGCAGGTCTTGGGTTAGCGCGATGGTGAACTCAGCGGTCAAAGTACGCTGAGCCTTCTTGACGGGGCGCTGTTTGTCCTTGTCATCCGCATCGGGATCACCCCACTGCACCACGTAGTTATCCTGTACCCGAAGGACCGCAAGACCATCGAAATAGCCCTCGCGCACCAATGCTTTGATATTGGCGGTATGGTGCGGGGCAAAAGCAGGCTTTAACTCAATCACCACACGCCCTGTAGCCAGCTCCAGATAGAGGGTGTTTTCTGGATCTAGAGGCCGCCAGTCGGAAGGCTGCGACGCTGCCAACACATCGGCCATAGTGAGCGGTTTGACGGGTGCTGCGACTCCGGGAGCCATCAGACCCAAGCCCAAGCCGAAGGCTAAGAACTGCCCTACGCCACGATGACCGACTTGGCGCAGCAGCAATTTAAGATCATTGGGCTTCACAAAGGGCTCCCTGTCGCGTGGCTACGGTTGGCGTGTGTCCATAGTGCCATCAAACCCATGGAGTGGTCAGAATTCGCAGGACTATACGCTCGAACTTTTCATATTCAATGCGCACAGAGCATTTCAAAAAATGGCCCTGACAGGATTCGAACCTGTGACCTAAGCGTTAGGAGTGCCTCGCTCTATCCCCTGAGCTACAGAGCCATAGCGCTTATTATATCGCCCCAGGGCTTTATTCTGCCCCACTCAGAGCACCCGTCCCAAGGTCAAACCCGTCCACGCACACCCCAATCCCCCCACCACTGTCCCCAACAAATAAATCCATCCCAAGCCCACAGCCCCCCGCTCATAGAGCACCAGCGCCTCGACACTGAACGTACTGAACGTCGTGAAGCCCCCACAAAGCCCCGTTGTCAACAATAGGCGCGTATTGAGCGAGAAGGGCACGCCCTCATTGAGCCCCAACAAGAGCCCCAACAGCAGCGAGCCCACCCAATTGATCAAGAGCGTCGCCACCGGGAAATCAGCCCCGAAAACCTTCACCGACCATAGCCCCAGCCCAAAGCGCAGCACCGAACCCACACCCCCACCGAACATCACAGCAAGTAGGGGCAAGAGAATCTTCGGCATAGACCTATCCTGTTGGGATGAAAGATACAGCATCAGGCGCAGATCAAACTTAACCTACGCCCTGACGAAAAACGCTTAGAACAGGCGTTGGCCCTTCTTCGACAAGGTGAAGAGGAAAAACACGATCCCACCGATGAAGAGCGCTACGACCCCGAGCCACACAAAAAACATCCATGGTGCCAGTGTCATCGCAACCTCAAACCAAATCCCGACCCCTAAATAGTATGCTAAGTAGAGAAAAACGGTGCATGAGGTTGATTGTGACCCAAGAAAGCGCTTGGTACATCCATCAGCTAGCAGACCAGACCTGTCAGATAACGCCCGAAGCCCGACCCGAAGGCGTCCTTCAGATTTGGGGACCTTTTGACACGCAGGGAGAAGCCATCGCCCGCCGCATCGGGCTGATCCGCTCCGGCAAGTGCCAGCCCCTCATCCCCAGACACCCTGCATGAATAAATCCTGCTAACTGACCCAGCGCACCGCAACAAAATGGGCCGGACGTCCCCACCAATCTTTTTGGGGTGTGACACTAAGGACTTCCAGATTGCGCGGGATAGCCGTCGTGATATGGCGTTGGGCTAGACTCCCCAGGGATTGAGCCATCACCGAAGCCCCATAGACCGCAAGCCCCATACCCATCAGTTGCGAGAGTGGACGGCGCGGCAGGAGGCTCCCCAAACCCAGGGACAGCCCAAGGGTGAGGAGCATTCCTACCGAAAGGTTGGTGCCACAGCGCGGGTGGACCGCCAGGGATTCCTCCCCCTGACCGAAGCGCACTAACGCCTGTCGCGCGGCTGCTTCTAGCGCCAGGGTTTCCACGGGGCCATAGATGTAAAATCCCCGGTCGGTGGAAGTGCCCCCCAAGGTCAAGCGCGGATTGAGTTCTGAGAGGACCCAGACGGTGCCGTGCTCCAGGCCATGACACTGACGCAGAGCTTCCAGATTGAAAAAGGAAGTGGGAGCGGGGCGGGTAGCCGTGGATGAACTGGTCATAGGATCACCGTGGATTAGGGCGCGGATTCCTGCTCGATGTCTGCAATCAGTTTATCCAACTGGGTTGCTGTGATTTGATAAATCTCGTTACAGAAGTGGCAGGTGGCTTCAGCCCCGTTGTCTTGGGCGATCATATCCTCTAGTTCAGCGGTCCCGAGCATTTTGAGCGCACCCAAGACCCGCTCGGCGGAGCAGTTGCAATTAAAACGCAGGAGTTTTACTTCCGAGAAAAACTCCAACTCTTGCTCCCCCAAAATCTCTTCTAAAATCGTCGTGAGCCCCTTGCCCGCCCGTAGGTAGGTGGTGATGCCTTGGACCGTGGTGAGCCGTTCCTCCAGCCACTGAGCCAATTCTTCCTGGTCTTCCGAGGGCAACAGTTGAATCAGGATGCCTCCAGACGCCTCGACCCCCTGAGCGCTGACAAAGACCCCCAACAGCGCCGCCGAAGCCGTCTGTTCTGAAGAGGCCAAGTACTGGGTGATATCATCGCCAATTTCACCGGAGACCAGCTCCACAGTTCCCGAATAGGGATAGCCGTAGCCCAGGTCTTTCACCACATGGAGATAGCCGGTGCTCCCGACAGCTTTGCCCACATCCAGCTTACCCAAGGCATTGGGAGGAAGTTCAATGGAGGGATTCTTCACATAGCCGCGCACGGTCCCATCCGCCCCGGCATCCACAAAAATGCCCCCCAGCGGACCATCTCCCAGGACCCGGACGTTGACCCTTGCCTCTTCAGACTTGAGGCTACAGCTCAAAAGCAGTCCGGCGGTCATGGTCCGGCCTAAAGCCGCAGTCGCAACCTTGGAGAGGCGATGACGGACACGGGCCTCCTCCACCAGCCGGGTACTGAGGATACCAATAGCCTGTATCCGCCCCTGGGCTGCGGTCGCGCGAATTAACTGATCTGCCATGAGGGTTCTCAATGCATCCTTGACTATTCTGCCATCCTGCCTGAGAAACCTCCTAATGCCCATAGGTCCGGGAGTATTTCCACAGGTGCTCAACTATGGCGACTCTAGCGAGATAGACTTAGAGGAGCGACACCTACACAAGATTTGGGGCATAATTTGGTGTTGACAGACATTCAAGCCCAAGCTATCCAGCGCCTGCCCCGCACGACCCATGTCTGGCAAGGGGACTTGCGTGCTCTGGATTCCCTGGCCTCCGTACGCGGCATTGATGGAGGCTTGACGGGGGTGTTCTGGATCGACGAAGCAACGGCAGCCCCACGGTCGGTTCATCCTTGTGTAGTCACCCATGACCATCAAAAGCCTCCTCTTATCTTGGAGGGGTTGATTGAAGCGCTCCTGAGTCCGATTCAGGGAAATCCCGTCCGCCCCAGGCAGTTGGTGGTCTGCCGCCGCGAGTACCAATTCTATTTGCGCGGCGTCCTCCAAAACTTTGATATTCAGGTGGAGTACCGGCCCCAATTGCCCTTGATGGATGAGGTTCTGGTCTTTTTGGCCGAGCAGATGGGCGGGGGGCGTCGCTTTTTGCCCAGGATTCCTGACGATCTGCCCGAGGACCAAGTCCTCAGACCCCAGGACTATGCCCGACTGAGAGACCTGTACCAGCAAACTGTGGCCCTTTGGCGGCGTGCCCCCTGGAACTACCTTGCCGAGAGGCCGCCCCTTGTCATCACCCTCAACCAATGGGGTATCAAGACGCTCCAAGCGAGCATCTTGGGTGCGACTGAACTGCAAGTGGGCGTGGTCTTTTATTACAACCGCGCGGACTGCGACAACCGCACTCCCCACGACGACGGTATTGGTTTGCGTTCCTACGATGCCCTCTACCTACATTTTCAGCCGGAGGAAGAGGTCTCGCTATCGTTAGTTGAGCTCTACCAAACCCATCACTGGCCGCAGCCCAACCAAAACACTTTTGTGGAGGTGGGTCGTGTGGTCAAAGGACAGGGTTTACGTCCTTTGGGCCGGACTGAAGTACTCATCGTCCAGACTGCCCTGAGTGCCCTCAACCTCTTCTTGAGCAAGCAGGGCCGCCGTCTGCGCGAACAGCCCAACCAGAAAACCACCTATACCTGTAGTGTGCCCCATCCGCAGGACGGGGGTAAACTCCCTATCTGGGTGGAATACGAGCCCTTGCCGGTGGCTCCATTGGAGCTGGTGCCCTGGAGCGGGCTGGTCCGCGACGACCTCTTCCCGGAAGGTATGTCCGTCCTCTACGAAGTCATTCCCTGGTCTACCGTCTCGATGCTAGAAGTCGTCGCCGGGGTCTCCCGTCCTGCGCCTCGGGATGTGCCGATGGGGACTTTGGGCTTCCCCGTGGTGATGCTTGCCCTCAAAACTCGAGCTGCGCAGAAGGTCTGTCAGCGCCTGCTGGACGAAAATTTCCTCGGGGTGGTCTTTGCACAGCAGATTGAGGGGGGAGAAGTCGTGGACTTTACGATGGTGACCACCCAGCGCGGGGGGGGCTATCTGGTGCTAGACATGGAGCATGAACGGGAGCACCGCGCCGAACTCCAAAAATTCCAGCAGGCACAACGGCTCTGTCAGGGAGGCCATGGACTGGTTATCATCAAGGACCGTCGGGGGTCTTCCTTTGACCCTGAAGATGTGGTCGGTATCTTTACATGCAATGGGGTGACGGACCTCGATTTACAGTTGTTGCAAGAGTCTTTCCCAGAGTAAAGCGGTGAACAGTACCCCCCTTGCGCCTTACTATCCGCCGCATCGTCTGGTTGAATTTGCCGGTTGGCAGATGCCTGTTTTCTTTGAAGGGGTGCTCAAGGAGCATCATGCGGTGCGTCAGGCGGTGGGTCTTTTTGACATCGCCCATATGGGTAAGTTTATCCTGAGCGCTCCTCTTGCTGAACTGGAGTCGCTGGTGCCCTCCTCTTTGGGCAAACTCCAGCCGGGGCAGGCTCAGTACACCCTCTTACTCAATGAAGCGGGGGGCATTCTGGATGATGTCATTTTTTACTATCTCGGTGGGGACCGATGGCGGGTCATTGTCAATGCCGCGACCCGAGCTAAAGATTTTGCCTGGATTCAGGGGCACCTCGCGCTGGGAAGGGTGCACGACGAGTCGGATGACTACATACTGTTAGCCCTTCAGGGACCTAAGGCTGGGCTTACGCTCCAGCAACTGTGTACCGAGGACTTGAGCACATGGGAGCGCTTTGGTCACGGGACAGCCACGATCCTGGGTCAGCCGGTCTGGCTAGCCCGAACGGGCTACACCGGGGAGGATGGCTTTGAAATCCTGCTGCCATCAACCGCAGGCATTACCCTGTGGCAAGAACTCCTCAGCCGGGGCTGCACCCCTTGCGGGTTGGGTTGTCGCGACAGTCTGCGCCTGGAGGCCGCTATGCACCTCTATGGACAGGACATGGACGAACAGACCAACCCTCTGGAAGCGGGGTTGGGTTGGGTTATCGGTAAAGAAAAGAGAGACTTTATTGGACGTGAAGCTCTGGAGCGGGCCAAAGAAAAGGGCCTCTCTTGTCGGCTGGTGGGTCTGCAAATGCAGGGGCGGGGTATTGCCCGTCATGGCTACGAAATTGTCAGCGCGGGAGAAGTGATAGGAGTGGTGACCAGTGGTGGCCCTTCCCCGACCCTCAACTGCAACATTGCGCTGGGTTATGTGCCCGCAGAACAGGCCAAATTGGGAACCCAACTAGCTATCCGCATCCGCAACCAAGAGGTACCTGCGGTGATTGTGAAGCGACCCTTTTACAAGCGGGACTAAGCGAGGCACCGGTCTTGCTGAGTCCTCTGCTCTAAGATGTCAATGAGTTTGGCACAAGCCCAGCCGTGGCTAGGAGAGCTTCGTCGTGGGAGCTCAGGAGCAGGTCAAAGCGTCTTCAGGGGGACCGGAGTCAGCCAGTGTTGGTATTGGGGGAGATGCCCATGGATGACTTTATCGAAGAGGTCCATCAGTTTTTGAGTGACCGGGCCCGGTTTGCCGGTACCGATGGGATGAAAATCAATTTGGGTCACCGGCGAGACCTCCGCCGCAGTACCGCAGAGCAGGACTTCATCCGCGATGTAGAGTTCGGTGCGGTCTACCGGGCGCTTCTCGATGGGGATACCCAACTCGGCACTCGCCAGGGTCATGATGGTGTCGCGGGTGATCCCTTCGAGGATATTGTCGGTGATACCGGGCGTGATGAGCGTGCCATTGCGGACAATCATCAGGTTCATAGCCGAGCCCTCAGCGACGTGTCCATCCTGATTGAGGACGATGGCGTCGTCAAACCCGGCTAGAGCAGCATCAGTCTTGGCAAGGGCGGTGTTGACGTAGGCTCCGTTTACCTTGGCGCGAGCGGGGATCATGTTGTCGTCGAGCCTGCGCCAGGAAGAAATGGTCAGATGTAGACCCTCTTTATTGAGGTAGGCTCCCATCGGCTCCGCAAAAAGGAGAAATTCATCGCGGGTATCGGGGACGACCAGAACCGGGCCAATGCGCGTGTCGGCCTTGTAGATAATGGGGCGTAGGTAGGTGTTGGTGCGAAATTGATTGCGCTGGAGAATTTCGACGCTGCGCTGGATCATGCCCGCTAAATCTTGGGGGGAATGGAGGCGCAGGATCTTAGCGCTGTTGAGAATGCGCTTGTAGTGGTCCTCGGCGCGGAAGATATACAGTAGGTCCTCGGCGGGCACCCAGTACGCCTTGATCCCTTCAAAGACCGCTGTGCCGTAGAGAAAGGCATGGGTGCGGATATCTAGAGTCGCTTCAGAAAGGGGGACAAAGGCCCCGCGCACAAAGGCTACGTCCATAGTTCTTCGATTCACACTAAGTTATGGTAACAGGCTCCCCGTCCCAAAGGACGGTAGGATACAGACAAATTGTCCCTGAGGGCAGAGGATGACCATTCGTTTTGGGACCGATGGCTGGCGGGCCATCATTGGCGACGATTTCACCTTCAGCAACCTACGTCAGGTGGCCCGAGTCAGTGCTCAGGTTCTAGCCAAGACCTATAGCGGTACCGGCATTTTGGTGGGGTATGACCACCGCTTTCTCTCGCCGGAATTTGCTCGAGCGGTCGCAGAAACTCTCGTGGCAGACGGGTTTGAGGTCTATCTAGCGGATCAGGCTTCGCCGACCCCAGCGATTAGTTGGGCCGTAAAAAAACGCGGTGCCTTGGGCGGCTTGATCATCACCGCTAGCCACAATCCGCCGCAGTGGTCCGGGCTCAAGGTGAAAGGAGCCTTTGGCGGCTCGGTCCCTGAAACGGTGACCCAGCAAATCGAACAGGGGCTCGACAGCGGTCTAGCGATTCCTAAGGGTAAGGGAACACTACAGTCTTTTGACCCCTGGGAACTCTATCTGGAACAACTGCGCACTCGGGTGGACCTAGAGGCGATTCGACAGACGCCCTTTACTGTTTTTCTGGACACCATGCATGGCTCGGGGGCGGGGGGGCTTACCCGGCTCGGGATACCGGTCCAAGCGTTGCGCGGTGAGCGTGACCCTCTTTTTGGCGGGGTGAGCCCAGAGCCGGTGGCAAAAAATCTAGCTCCAGCCTTCCGGGCGGTCAAAGCTGCCGCGCAACCTGCCGTGGTTTTAGTCTTTGACGGTGATGCTGACCGCATTGGAGCGGTCAACGGAGATGGAACCTACCTCAACTGCCAAGTCCTTATCCCGCTCCTCATCGACCATCTAGCCCGCACCCGAGGGGGTAGTGGCGCGGTGGTCAAGACTTTAAGCGGCTCGGATTTGTTCCGCCGGGTGGCCTTGGCTCGGGGTTTGCCTGTCTACGAAACAGCGATTGGCTTCAAGTACATCGCCGAGATCATGGAGTGCGAGCCCGTCTTATTAGGCGGCGAAGAATCAGGAGGCATCGGCTACCGCGACCACATGCCGGAGCGTGACGCCCTGCTGTCCGCCCTTTACCTGCTTGAGATCTTGGCGCACTCCCCGCAGTCACTGCTAGAGCGCTATCAGGATTTGTGTCGCGAATGCCAGTTCACTCCAGTCTATGACCGCATTGATGTCACGCTGCCCGATGAAACGTTTAAAGCACAACTCAA encodes:
- a CDS encoding branched-chain amino acid transaminase, with amino-acid sequence MDVAFVRGAFVPLSEATLDIRTHAFLYGTAVFEGIKAYWVPAEDLLYIFRAEDHYKRILNSAKILRLHSPQDLAGMIQRSVEILQRNQFRTNTYLRPIIYKADTRIGPVLVVPDTRDEFLLFAEPMGAYLNKEGLHLTISSWRRLDDNMIPARAKVNGAYVNTALAKTDAALAGFDDAIVLNQDGHVAEGSAMNLMIVRNGTLITPGITDNILEGITRDTIMTLASAELGIPIEKRPVDRTELYIADEVLLCGTAAEVSPVTQIDFHPIGTGKPGPVTQKLMDLFDKVIHGHLPQYQHWLTPVPLKTL
- a CDS encoding DUF6391 domain-containing protein — its product is MTSSSTATRPAPTSFFNLEALRQCHGLEHGTVWVLSELNPRLTLGGTSTDRGFYIYGPVETLALEAAARQALVRFGQGEESLAVHPRCGTNLSVGMLLTLGLSLGLGSLLPRRPLSQLMGMGLAVYGASVMAQSLGSLAQRHITTAIPRNLEVLSVTPQKDWWGRPAHFVAVRWVS
- a CDS encoding DUF6930 domain-containing protein — protein: MLTDIQAQAIQRLPRTTHVWQGDLRALDSLASVRGIDGGLTGVFWIDEATAAPRSVHPCVVTHDHQKPPLILEGLIEALLSPIQGNPVRPRQLVVCRREYQFYLRGVLQNFDIQVEYRPQLPLMDEVLVFLAEQMGGGRRFLPRIPDDLPEDQVLRPQDYARLRDLYQQTVALWRRAPWNYLAERPPLVITLNQWGIKTLQASILGATELQVGVVFYYNRADCDNRTPHDDGIGLRSYDALYLHFQPEEEVSLSLVELYQTHHWPQPNQNTFVEVGRVVKGQGLRPLGRTEVLIVQTALSALNLFLSKQGRRLREQPNQKTTYTCSVPHPQDGGKLPIWVEYEPLPVAPLELVPWSGLVRDDLFPEGMSVLYEVIPWSTVSMLEVVAGVSRPAPRDVPMGTLGFPVVMLALKTRAAQKVCQRLLDENFLGVVFAQQIEGGEVVDFTMVTTQRGGGYLVLDMEHEREHRAELQKFQQAQRLCQGGHGLVIIKDRRGSSFDPEDVVGIFTCNGVTDLDLQLLQESFPE
- the gcvT gene encoding glycine cleavage system aminomethyltransferase GcvT — translated: MNSTPLAPYYPPHRLVEFAGWQMPVFFEGVLKEHHAVRQAVGLFDIAHMGKFILSAPLAELESLVPSSLGKLQPGQAQYTLLLNEAGGILDDVIFYYLGGDRWRVIVNAATRAKDFAWIQGHLALGRVHDESDDYILLALQGPKAGLTLQQLCTEDLSTWERFGHGTATILGQPVWLARTGYTGEDGFEILLPSTAGITLWQELLSRGCTPCGLGCRDSLRLEAAMHLYGQDMDEQTNPLEAGLGWVIGKEKRDFIGREALERAKEKGLSCRLVGLQMQGRGIARHGYEIVSAGEVIGVVTSGGPSPTLNCNIALGYVPAEQAKLGTQLAIRIRNQEVPAVIVKRPFYKRD
- the crcB gene encoding fluoride efflux transporter CrcB, with the protein product MPKILLPLLAVMFGGGVGSVLRFGLGLWSVKVFGADFPVATLLINWVGSLLLGLLLGLNEGVPFSLNTRLLLTTGLCGGFTTFSTFSVEALVLYERGAVGLGWIYLLGTVVGGLGCAWTGLTLGRVL
- the hslO gene encoding Hsp33 family molecular chaperone HslO yields the protein MADQLIRATAAQGRIQAIGILSTRLVEEARVRHRLSKVATAALGRTMTAGLLLSCSLKSEEARVNVRVLGDGPLGGIFVDAGADGTVRGYVKNPSIELPPNALGKLDVGKAVGSTGYLHVVKDLGYGYPYSGTVELVSGEIGDDITQYLASSEQTASAALLGVFVSAQGVEASGGILIQLLPSEDQEELAQWLEERLTTVQGITTYLRAGKGLTTILEEILGEQELEFFSEVKLLRFNCNCSAERVLGALKMLGTAELEDMIAQDNGAEATCHFCNEIYQITATQLDKLIADIEQESAP